Proteins from one Peromyscus eremicus chromosome 8a, PerEre_H2_v1, whole genome shotgun sequence genomic window:
- the Pycr1 gene encoding pyrroline-5-carboxylate reductase 1, mitochondrial, with amino-acid sequence MSVGFIGAGQLAFALAKGFTAAGVLAAHKIMASSPDMDQATVSALRRIGVNLTSHNKETVRHSDVLFLAVKPHIIPFILDEIGANIEDRHIVVSCAAGVTISSIEKKLTTFQPAPKVIRCMTNTPVIVREGVTVYATGTHAQVEDGRLVEQLMCSVGFCTEVEEDLIDAVTGLSGSGPAYAFTALDALADGGVKMGLPRRLAVRLGAQALLGAAKMLLDSEQHPGQLKDNVCSPGGATIHALHVLESGGFRSLLINAVEASCIRTRELQTMADQETVSPAAIKKTVLDKVKLDSSAGASLSSGHIKPLPCSLAPAGKE; translated from the exons ATGAGCGTGGGTTTCATCGGGGCAGGGCAGCTGGCTTTTGCCCTAGCCAAGGGCTTCACAGCAGCAG GTGTTCTGGCTGCTCACAAGATAATGGCCAGCTCCCCGGACATGGACCAAGCCACGGTCTCTGCCCTCCGG AGGATAGGGGTGAACCTGACATCTCATAACAAAGAGACAGTGCGCCACAGTGATGTGCTCTTCCTGGCTGTGAAGCCACACATCATCCCCTTCATCCTGGATGAAATTGGTGCCAACATTGAGGATAGACACATTGTGGTGTCCTGTGCGGCGGGTGTCACCATCAGCTCCATTGAAAAG AAGCTGACAACattccagccagctcccaaagtCATCCGCTGTATGACCAACACCCCAGTCATAGTGCGGGAGGGTGTTACTGTGTATGCCACAGGCACTCATGCTCAGGTGGAGGATGGCAGGCTCGTGGAGCAGCTCATGTGCAGTGTGGGCTTCTGCACGGAGGTGGAGGAAGATCTGATTGACGCGGTCACGGGGCTCAGTGGCAGCGGCCCTGCCTAT GCTTTCACAGCCCTGGATGCTCTTGCTGATGGTGGTGTGAAAATGGGGCTTCCAAGACGCCTGGCTGTCCGCCTGGGGGCCCAGGCCCTCCTG GGGGCAGCTAAGATGCTACTCGACTCAGAACAGCATCCAGGACAGCTCAAGGACAATGTCTGCTCTCCTGGTGGGGCCACCATCCATGCCTTGCATGTGCTGGAGAGTGGGGGCTTTCGCTCACTGCTTATCAATGCTGTGGAGGCCTCCTGCATCCGCACTCG GGAGCTGCAGACCATGGCTGATCAGGAAACTGTCTCCCCTGCTGCCATCAAAAAGACTGTCCTGGACAAGGTGAAACTGGACTCCTCTGCTGGGGCCTCCCTGTCTTCTGGCCATATTAAGCCACTGCCCTGCAGCCTGGCCCCAGCAGGCAAGGAATGA
- the Myadml2 gene encoding myeloid-associated differentiation marker-like protein 2, whose amino-acid sequence MGSTMEPPGGAYLHLGAVTSPVGTARVLQLAFGCTTFSLVAHRGGFGGVQGTFCMAAWGFCFAFSVLVVACEFTRLHSCLRLSWGNFTAAFAMLATLLCATAAVIYPLYFTRLECPPEPAGCMARNFRLAASVFAGLLFLAYAAEVALTRARPGQVASYMATVSGLLKIVQAFVACIIFGALVHDSRYGRYMATQWCVAVYSLCFMATVAVVALSVMGHTGGLGCPFDRLVVVYTFLAVLLYLSAAVIWPVFCFDPKYGEPGRPPDCRRGSCPWDSQLVVAIFTYVNLLLYIVDLAYSQRIRFVPTL is encoded by the coding sequence ATGGGCAGCACCATGGAGCCCCCAGGGGGTGCATACCTGCACTTAGGCGCTGTGACCTCCCCGGTAGGTACagcccgagtgctgcagctggcctTCGGCTGTACCACCTTCAGTTTGGTTGCTCACCGTGGTGGTTTTGGGGGTGTCCAGGGCACTTTCTGCATGGCTGCTTGGGgcttctgttttgccttctcagtgctggtgGTGGCCTGTGAGTTCACGAGGCTCCACAGCTGcctgcgcctttcctggggcaACTTCACAGCAGCCTTTGCCATGCTGGCAACTCTGCTGTGTGCCACGGCCGCCGTCATCTACCCTTTGTACTTCACCCGGCTGGAGTGTCCACCTGAGCCCGCCGGGTGCATGGCCAGAAACTTCCGCCTGGCAGCCAGCGTCTTCGCAGGACTCCTCTTCCTGGCCTACGCTGCTGAGGTGGCCCTGACACGGGCACGGCCAGGTCAGGTAGCCAGCTATATGGCTACGGTGTCTGGACTCCTTAAGATCGTCCAGGCCTTCGTGGCCTGCATCATCTTCGGGGCACTCGTTCATGACAGTCGCTATGGGCGGTACATGGCCACACAGTGGTGCGTGGCTGTCTACAGCCTGTGCTTCATGGCCACAGTGGCCGTGGTGGCCCTGAGTGTGATGGGACACACAGGGGGCCTGGGATGCCCATTTGACCGCCtagtggtagtgtacaccttccTGGCTGTGCTCCTATACCTCAGTGCCGCAGTCATCTGGCCGGTCTTCTGCTTTGACCCCAAGTACGGAGAGCCAGGACGGCCCCCCGACTGCCGCCGAGGCAGCTGCCCCTGGGACAGTCAGTTGGTGGTGGCTATTTTCACCTACGTCAACCTGCTCCTTTACATCGTCGACCTCGCCTACTCCCAGAGGATCCGTTTCGTGCCTACCTTGTAG